A stretch of Kaistella flava (ex Peng et al. 2021) DNA encodes these proteins:
- a CDS encoding TIGR02117 family protein, with product MKKTLQIILKALAGIVGLVLLYVVLALTIPLIPVQKKATTEKAEVPIYLYTNGVHTDIVLPIKNDQIDWSKKILFENTVSKSSDFNYVGIGWGDKGFYLDTPTWAQLKFSTAFYAAFWLGDSAMHCTFYKTMKEGDDCKKMLLTKSQYADLIKFVDSKFDKNSMGQNILIPTKAVYGNDDSFYEAKGSYSFLYTCNTWTNNALKAAGQKAALWTPTDFGIFEHYK from the coding sequence TTGAAAAAAACACTCCAAATTATTCTTAAAGCCCTAGCTGGAATTGTAGGTCTGGTTCTGCTCTACGTTGTGCTTGCTTTAACGATTCCTTTAATTCCAGTTCAGAAAAAAGCAACCACCGAAAAAGCAGAAGTTCCGATTTACCTTTACACCAATGGCGTTCATACAGATATTGTTCTTCCCATTAAAAATGATCAAATCGATTGGAGCAAAAAGATCTTATTTGAAAACACAGTTTCTAAAAGTTCAGATTTCAATTATGTCGGAATTGGTTGGGGCGATAAAGGATTCTATTTGGATACGCCAACTTGGGCACAATTAAAATTTTCTACGGCTTTTTATGCAGCTTTTTGGTTAGGCGATTCTGCGATGCATTGCACGTTTTATAAAACAATGAAAGAAGGTGATGATTGTAAAAAAATGCTGCTCACTAAATCGCAATATGCAGATCTTATCAAATTTGTGGATTCGAAGTTTGATAAAAATTCAATGGGACAGAATATTTTAATTCCAACGAAGGCAGTTTATGGAAATGATGATTCTTTTTATGAAGCTAAAGGAAGTTATAGTTTTTTATACACTTGTAATACTTGGACGAACAATGCTTTGAAAGCGGCCGGACAAAAAGCGGCACTTTGGACGCCTACTGATTTCGGTATTTTCGAACATTATAAATAA
- the queG gene encoding tRNA epoxyqueuosine(34) reductase QueG, which translates to MLQSPENYSNLIKAKAKKFGFQNCGISRADFLEEDAQPFESWLNRNYHGEMSYMENYFDKRLDPRLLVEGSKSVISLSYNYFPEENLFGIDQLKISKYAYGQDYHEIIKEILKEMVAELQEEIGDFQCRIFTDSAPILERSWARKSGIGWVGKNANLITKQTGSFYFLAEIICDLELQEDFATKDHCGSCRKCIDACPTDAIVSERIIDGSKCISYATIELKNEIPESFKDKMEDWMFGCDICQDVCPWNRFSKPHQQEKFKPNLRLQNLKKSDWQELSQELFSEIFRKSPVKRTKFAGLKRNIEFLTDSRNSEL; encoded by the coding sequence ATGTTACAAAGTCCAGAAAATTATTCAAATCTTATTAAAGCCAAAGCAAAAAAGTTTGGTTTTCAAAATTGTGGAATTTCACGAGCTGATTTTTTAGAAGAAGATGCCCAACCGTTTGAAAGTTGGCTAAACAGAAACTACCATGGAGAAATGTCTTACATGGAAAATTATTTTGACAAAAGACTCGATCCACGTTTATTGGTTGAAGGTTCAAAATCGGTTATTTCACTTTCCTATAACTATTTCCCTGAAGAAAATCTGTTCGGAATTGATCAGTTAAAAATTTCTAAATATGCTTATGGACAAGATTACCATGAAATTATTAAAGAAATTTTAAAAGAAATGGTTGCTGAACTTCAAGAGGAAATAGGTGATTTTCAATGTCGGATTTTCACCGATTCTGCACCGATTTTAGAAAGAAGTTGGGCCAGAAAATCCGGAATTGGCTGGGTTGGAAAAAACGCCAACCTCATCACCAAACAAACCGGTTCTTTTTATTTTTTGGCGGAAATCATTTGTGATCTTGAACTTCAGGAAGATTTCGCAACCAAAGACCATTGTGGTTCTTGCCGAAAATGTATTGATGCCTGTCCCACCGATGCAATTGTTTCTGAACGAATTATTGATGGAAGTAAATGTATTTCTTACGCAACCATCGAATTAAAAAATGAAATCCCCGAAAGTTTTAAAGACAAAATGGAAGATTGGATGTTCGGTTGTGATATTTGTCAGGATGTTTGTCCTTGGAATCGTTTCTCAAAACCTCATCAGCAGGAGAAATTTAAACCCAATTTGAGGCTTCAAAATCTAAAAAAATCGGATTGGCAAGAATTGTCCCAAGAATTATTTTCAGAAATATTTCGAAAGTCGCCCGTAAAGAGAACGAAATTTGCAGGGCTGAAAAGGAATATAGAATTTTTGACTGATTCTAGAAATTCAGAACTGTAA
- a CDS encoding rhodanese-like domain-containing protein, with amino-acid sequence MSIEEILKSGKYHLIDVREPMELEMDGEIESAINIPLGEIEDRKEEVEQLDGPKIFFCRSGNRSGKALEFFKSENLTDIYNGGGYADVQQALENL; translated from the coding sequence ATGTCAATTGAAGAAATTTTAAAATCAGGAAAATACCATTTAATCGATGTTCGTGAACCAATGGAATTGGAAATGGATGGCGAAATCGAATCTGCTATCAATATTCCTTTAGGAGAAATCGAAGATCGTAAAGAAGAAGTAGAGCAGTTAGATGGTCCGAAAATCTTTTTCTGCAGAAGCGGAAACAGAAGTGGAAAGGCGTTGGAGTTTTTTAAATCTGAAAATCTAACCGATATCTATAACGGAGGTGGTTATGCTGATGTACAGCAAGCTTTAGAAAATCTTTAA
- a CDS encoding glucokinase yields the protein METKNKFNLFLPGISSETNDDISLIAADLRDEKTVIGLYAAENRRVFLKIEKSYSTKEFSSFSEIIKSFISEHSSETISKLAVAVPGPVIGGKSEPQRLPWKLDADEIKKETQIKEVFLINDLEASAYGLEHVAENDFVTIHDSAHFTPGNAVLLAPGDGLGEAALFWDGCFLRPFATEGGHCEFSPRTNDEVEFYSFLQKIYGIVSWESVLSKGGLFNVYRFLRDVKRQVQPDWLTQEIEAGNFTQAIIHGAIEKRDRICTMTIDTFLVFLAREANSLVLKMKATGGLFLSGEIPVMLEQFINNKKFYKNFIISDKMENILKDIPIYLVKDEKTILNGAALYAAYYNKC from the coding sequence ATGGAAACTAAAAATAAATTCAATCTTTTTTTACCTGGTATTTCGTCTGAAACAAACGATGATATTTCTTTGATCGCAGCAGATCTTAGAGATGAAAAAACGGTTATAGGACTTTATGCAGCTGAAAATAGACGGGTGTTTTTGAAAATAGAAAAATCTTACTCTACGAAAGAATTCAGTTCTTTTTCGGAGATCATAAAAAGTTTTATTAGTGAACATTCTTCAGAAACTATTTCAAAATTGGCCGTAGCGGTTCCTGGCCCTGTCATTGGCGGGAAAAGTGAACCTCAAAGATTACCTTGGAAATTAGATGCCGACGAAATTAAAAAGGAGACTCAAATTAAGGAGGTTTTCTTAATTAATGATTTAGAAGCTTCTGCTTACGGTCTTGAACATGTCGCAGAAAATGATTTTGTAACCATTCATGATTCAGCACATTTTACGCCAGGTAACGCTGTTCTTTTAGCGCCTGGTGATGGTTTGGGAGAAGCAGCTTTGTTTTGGGATGGATGTTTTCTAAGACCTTTTGCAACAGAAGGTGGCCATTGTGAATTCTCACCAAGAACGAATGATGAAGTCGAATTCTACTCGTTTTTACAAAAAATATACGGAATCGTAAGTTGGGAATCTGTACTTTCTAAAGGTGGTTTATTTAATGTTTACCGATTCTTAAGAGATGTAAAACGTCAAGTACAGCCAGATTGGTTGACTCAGGAAATCGAAGCAGGAAATTTTACACAAGCCATTATTCATGGTGCAATTGAAAAAAGAGACCGTATTTGTACCATGACAATCGATACTTTTTTGGTGTTTCTTGCGCGTGAAGCAAACAGTTTAGTTTTAAAAATGAAAGCAACTGGCGGTTTATTTTTAAGTGGAGAAATCCCAGTAATGCTGGAGCAATTCATTAATAACAAAAAGTTTTATAAAAATTTCATTATCAGTGATAAAATGGAAAATATTTTAAAAGATATTCCAATCTATTTAGTTAAAGATGAAAAAACAATTCTCAATGGAGCAGCTTTATACGCCGCTTATTATAACAAATGCTAA
- a CDS encoding YceI family protein has protein sequence MKKFALLIFGVFSIALFSQSKTILSSEIRWKAYKTLRAESLSHFGTVNLKSGTLIFNGDDLAGGSFVMDMKSIDAADMNEDPKMKKMLENHLKSDDFFDTNKFPTASFQIKSLKKINSNGYNYQVTGPLTIKGISKNISFPVKVSQSNAVYTLTSAQFTFNRKNYGLKYNIFEDMLIINDVEMNVTIKAK, from the coding sequence ATGAAAAAGTTTGCACTTCTTATTTTCGGTGTATTCTCAATCGCTCTATTTTCTCAATCCAAAACTATTCTGTCCTCTGAAATTCGTTGGAAAGCCTACAAAACCTTAAGAGCAGAATCACTTTCTCATTTCGGAACTGTCAACTTAAAATCTGGAACCCTAATTTTTAATGGTGATGATTTGGCTGGTGGAAGTTTTGTAATGGATATGAAATCCATCGATGCAGCAGATATGAATGAAGATCCAAAAATGAAGAAAATGCTGGAGAATCATTTGAAAAGTGATGATTTTTTTGACACCAATAAATTTCCAACAGCAAGCTTTCAAATCAAATCATTAAAGAAAATTAATAGTAATGGCTACAACTATCAAGTTACGGGACCTTTGACTATTAAAGGGATTTCTAAAAATATTTCTTTCCCCGTAAAGGTTTCACAAAGCAATGCTGTTTACACTTTAACTTCGGCTCAATTTACCTTTAACAGAAAAAATTACGGTTTGAAATACAATATTTTCGAAGATATGTTAATCATCAATGATGTTGAAATGAATGTCACCATTAAAGCTAAATAA
- a CDS encoding YceI family protein, whose amino-acid sequence MKNLVLAALLAGGMMFAQTKKVVNSNIEWWGYKLAKTEASSHNGNVTLKAGDVVMKGNNIVGGTFSLDMTSINATDLSGEYQTKLNNHLKNGDFFETDKFPSATYKITSVKKNNDKAFPYMVNGTLTAKGKTNPVSFPAKISLNKGVLNMISDKFSFDRQKFGIAYASTAADVIVKDAIDMVINITAK is encoded by the coding sequence ATGAAAAATTTAGTATTAGCGGCACTTTTGGCCGGAGGAATGATGTTTGCTCAAACCAAGAAAGTTGTTAATTCAAACATTGAATGGTGGGGTTACAAATTAGCAAAAACTGAAGCTTCGTCTCATAACGGAAATGTGACTTTGAAAGCTGGAGACGTTGTAATGAAAGGAAATAATATCGTTGGAGGAACTTTCTCTTTGGATATGACTAGCATTAATGCAACTGATTTATCAGGAGAATACCAAACCAAATTAAACAACCATTTGAAAAACGGTGACTTTTTCGAAACCGATAAATTCCCAAGTGCAACTTATAAGATTACTTCTGTAAAAAAGAATAACGACAAAGCTTTTCCTTACATGGTTAACGGAACTCTTACCGCAAAAGGAAAAACCAATCCTGTTTCTTTTCCAGCAAAAATATCTTTGAATAAGGGAGTTTTAAATATGATTTCAGACAAGTTTAGTTTTGACCGTCAGAAATTCGGAATCGCTTACGCTTCAACAGCGGCGGATGTAATCGTAAAAGACGCAATCGATATGGTTATTAATATTACCGCGAAATAA
- a CDS encoding alpha/beta hydrolase yields the protein MKLYVVSGLGADFTVLEKITFPQNLEVVFLNWLIPTNHEEFHHYVGRMAARVDSSEPFALLGYSFGGLIVQEIDKIKHAEKVVILGSIKSDKEKSRFIKFGEVSKITRFLPKQMFNVKSATIYSFARKLVDPKNPKLMQYLKVTDPYYLKWGIQKVSDWKFEPNPKVIQILGSKDIVFPVKYSKPDYVVENGTHLFPVTKAKEVSKILEEIFSK from the coding sequence ATGAAATTGTATGTTGTTAGCGGACTTGGAGCCGATTTTACCGTATTAGAAAAAATTACTTTTCCACAAAATTTAGAAGTCGTTTTTTTAAATTGGTTGATTCCGACCAATCATGAAGAGTTTCATCATTATGTAGGAAGAATGGCGGCTAGAGTCGATAGTTCCGAACCGTTTGCTTTACTCGGTTATTCTTTCGGTGGACTCATCGTACAAGAAATAGATAAAATTAAACATGCTGAAAAAGTAGTTATTCTTGGAAGCATTAAATCTGATAAAGAAAAATCCCGCTTCATCAAATTCGGAGAAGTTTCGAAGATTACCCGTTTTTTACCCAAACAAATGTTTAATGTAAAATCTGCAACCATTTATTCATTTGCACGAAAATTAGTGGATCCTAAAAATCCCAAATTAATGCAGTATTTAAAGGTCACAGATCCTTATTATTTAAAATGGGGAATTCAGAAAGTGAGCGACTGGAAATTCGAACCTAATCCAAAAGTAATCCAAATTCTGGGCAGTAAAGACATTGTATTTCCGGTGAAATACTCAAAGCCAGATTACGTTGTAGAGAATGGAACACATCTTTTTCCGGTAACTAAAGCTAAAGAAGTTTCAAAAATTTTAGAGGAGATTTTCTCTAAATAA
- a CDS encoding MIP/aquaporin family protein — protein sequence MLKSLRKNYILFLQEGLGLFIFMISACFFAGNLEHQTTVLHLDLPNPKIRLLVMAIAMATTALFIFLSPLTSPSGAFINPAVSIMRWRLGQLSLEKLIWYSVFQTIGGLLAVYIMKFLMGNVLSDPPVNYVATVPGKNISDISAALMETVTAFVMIAMVLFLSDSKFSKTVPYLSALLVGVYVYIAGPVSGFGMNPARTIASAVPANIYTSFWIYMLCPTIGMLAAAELYLQIKHKKPFVDLHLDDN from the coding sequence ATGCTAAAAAGCTTAAGGAAGAATTATATTTTATTTTTACAGGAAGGATTAGGCTTGTTTATCTTTATGATTTCTGCCTGCTTTTTCGCTGGAAATTTAGAGCATCAAACCACTGTTCTTCACCTCGATCTTCCGAATCCTAAAATTCGGTTGCTGGTTATGGCAATTGCAATGGCCACTACTGCCCTCTTTATTTTCTTATCACCTTTAACTTCGCCGTCGGGAGCTTTCATCAATCCTGCGGTATCAATTATGCGCTGGAGATTGGGACAATTAAGTCTGGAAAAGCTGATTTGGTATTCTGTTTTTCAAACCATCGGAGGATTATTGGCCGTTTACATTATGAAATTTTTGATGGGAAATGTTTTGAGTGATCCACCAGTAAATTATGTGGCAACTGTTCCAGGAAAGAACATAAGTGATATTTCGGCAGCTTTGATGGAAACTGTGACCGCTTTCGTAATGATTGCGATGGTTCTTTTTCTGTCTGACAGTAAGTTTTCGAAAACCGTTCCTTATTTATCTGCTCTTTTAGTCGGAGTTTATGTTTATATAGCTGGTCCGGTTTCGGGCTTTGGAATGAATCCGGCACGAACAATTGCAAGTGCTGTTCCGGCAAATATTTACACTTCTTTCTGGATTTATATGTTATGTCCAACCATTGGAATGCTTGCGGCAGCAGAACTTTATCTGCAAATCAAACACAAAAAACCTTTTGTAGATTTACATCTCGACGACAATTAA
- a CDS encoding GMC oxidoreductase, with amino-acid sequence MGLHPFDIPLCIKLNEEDMLHSECIKCNTCDGFPCLLHAKADADINCIRKIMDQENITLLINAKAEKLLTNEEGNQITGVETMVNGELITFSAETVIVSCGAINSAALFLKSANEKHPNGLANKSDQVGRNFMKHQNAAMLAISFEKNPVHFQKTFAINDYYFGDEDFKFPMGGIQLMGKSNRYMLTDDAPIFTPAKVLSEMAEHSVDFWFMAEDLPLAENRVLWKDDQIHLLYTEHNAEALDQLLKKFSKVLTEMEDHIKFLPENINISKKIPLAGVAHQNGTLRFGNNPETSVLDPHCKTHEIDNLYVVDGSFFPSCGAVNPSLTIIANAIRVGEHLLDKILETRD; translated from the coding sequence ATGGGCTTGCATCCGTTTGATATTCCGTTGTGTATTAAATTAAATGAAGAAGATATGCTTCACAGCGAATGTATCAAATGCAATACCTGCGATGGATTCCCATGTTTACTGCACGCCAAAGCAGATGCCGATATCAACTGCATTCGGAAAATAATGGATCAGGAGAATATCACTCTTTTAATTAATGCCAAGGCGGAAAAACTACTGACCAACGAAGAGGGAAATCAAATTACTGGCGTTGAAACAATGGTGAATGGCGAACTAATAACCTTCAGCGCAGAAACTGTGATTGTTTCTTGTGGTGCCATTAATTCTGCCGCATTATTTTTAAAATCCGCTAATGAAAAACACCCAAATGGATTAGCCAATAAAAGCGATCAGGTTGGCAGGAATTTTATGAAACACCAAAATGCGGCCATGTTGGCGATAAGCTTTGAAAAAAATCCGGTCCATTTTCAGAAAACGTTTGCCATTAATGATTACTATTTTGGTGATGAAGATTTTAAATTTCCGATGGGCGGAATTCAGTTGATGGGGAAAAGCAATCGGTATATGTTAACGGATGATGCGCCGATTTTCACGCCTGCCAAAGTATTGTCGGAAATGGCTGAACATTCTGTGGACTTTTGGTTTATGGCCGAAGATTTACCGCTGGCAGAAAACCGTGTTTTATGGAAAGATGACCAAATTCATCTTCTTTACACCGAGCATAATGCTGAAGCGCTGGATCAATTATTGAAAAAATTCTCAAAGGTTTTAACGGAGATGGAAGATCATATTAAGTTTCTGCCGGAAAATATTAACATTAGTAAAAAGATTCCGCTGGCTGGCGTGGCTCATCAGAATGGCACTTTAAGATTTGGCAATAATCCTGAAACTTCTGTTTTGGATCCCCATTGTAAAACCCATGAAATCGATAATCTGTATGTTGTTGACGGTTCTTTTTTCCCAAGTTGCGGAGCCGTTAATCCGTCGTTAACGATTATTGCGAATGCTATTCGGGTTGGTGAACATCTTTTGGATAAGATTTTAGAGACTCGAGATTGA
- a CDS encoding NAD(P)-binding protein, which translates to MKTHYDFIIIGSGAGGGTIAYTLAGSGKSILILERGSFLPQEKENWDTIAVFDKERYHTKEVWKDKDGKDLHPGTGYWVGGNTKVYGAALFRLRERDFEEIQHVGGISPSWPLSYSDLEPYYAKAERLYDVHGKSGVDPT; encoded by the coding sequence ATGAAAACCCATTACGACTTTATCATTATCGGATCTGGCGCTGGAGGTGGAACGATTGCTTACACTTTGGCGGGAAGTGGCAAAAGTATTTTAATATTGGAACGCGGTAGTTTTCTACCTCAGGAGAAGGAAAACTGGGACACAATAGCAGTTTTCGACAAAGAAAGATACCACACCAAAGAAGTCTGGAAAGATAAAGACGGAAAAGATTTGCATCCCGGCACCGGATATTGGGTTGGTGGCAACACGAAGGTTTATGGCGCGGCCCTTTTTAGACTTCGGGAAAGGGATTTTGAGGAGATTCAACATGTGGGCGGAATCAGTCCAAGCTGGCCTTTGTCTTATTCTGATTTGGAACCTTATTATGCGAAGGCAGAAAGACTCTATGATGTTCATGGTAAATCAGGCGTAGATCCTACATAA
- a CDS encoding L-serine ammonia-lyase, with protein MESISVFEIIKVGIGPSSSHTMGPWNAAESFIRKIKTDHQLQDVKEVFVEFFGSLAKTGIGHGTDIAGMLGLSGENFKEIDTSKIDEKVAYIKFSKTLNLNGEKQIPFIYGHHLILNKQKSLDFHPNGMIFKAVFENGEELSQDYYSIGGGFIATQEANSYENHCTRTLYPCHNGKDIDKNIAKLNLDKISDLVFLNEESWRTKEETEREALYIWQQIKECIYKGVNKEGILPGGLNVTRRAAGLNTKLLGDKVYKNIHEWYQHLVEADVSFTNINKWVSCFALAVNEENANFGRIITAPTNGASGVIPAVLMYSQCFTDFKSDDNIIRFLLVAGEIGTLFKKNATISAAMGGCQAEIGVSSAMAAAGLTEIMGGTPGQVQMAAEIAMEHHLGMTCDPIGGLVQIPCIERNSMGAIKAITAANIALESDPTKARVTLDEVIQSMWETAQSMNDRFKETSEGGLAIAVNVAEC; from the coding sequence ATGGAATCAATAAGTGTTTTTGAAATTATAAAAGTAGGAATCGGTCCTTCCAGTTCCCATACCATGGGACCGTGGAATGCGGCGGAAAGTTTTATTAGAAAAATTAAAACCGATCACCAGCTTCAGGATGTCAAAGAAGTTTTTGTAGAATTTTTTGGCTCACTTGCCAAAACCGGAATCGGTCACGGCACTGATATCGCGGGAATGCTTGGACTTTCAGGTGAGAATTTTAAAGAAATCGACACGTCCAAAATTGATGAGAAAGTAGCTTATATCAAATTTTCGAAAACGCTGAATCTTAACGGCGAAAAACAAATTCCTTTTATTTACGGTCATCATTTGATTTTAAACAAACAGAAATCACTCGACTTTCATCCGAACGGAATGATCTTCAAAGCCGTATTTGAAAATGGTGAAGAATTATCTCAGGATTACTATTCAATCGGTGGCGGATTTATCGCCACTCAAGAAGCTAATTCTTACGAAAACCATTGTACCAGAACCCTTTATCCTTGCCACAACGGAAAAGATATCGACAAAAATATTGCGAAATTAAATCTGGATAAAATTTCAGATCTGGTTTTCCTCAACGAAGAATCTTGGCGAACCAAAGAAGAAACCGAAAGAGAAGCCCTTTATATTTGGCAACAGATTAAAGAATGCATTTACAAAGGTGTCAACAAAGAAGGAATTCTTCCTGGCGGTTTAAATGTGACCCGTCGTGCAGCCGGTTTGAACACCAAATTACTGGGCGACAAAGTCTATAAAAATATTCATGAATGGTATCAACATCTTGTCGAAGCGGATGTAAGTTTTACCAATATCAATAAATGGGTTTCCTGTTTTGCGCTTGCCGTGAACGAAGAAAATGCCAATTTTGGAAGAATTATTACGGCTCCAACCAACGGTGCGAGTGGCGTAATTCCTGCCGTTCTCATGTATTCTCAATGTTTCACCGATTTCAAAAGTGACGATAATATCATCCGCTTCCTTTTGGTAGCAGGCGAAATTGGAACGCTCTTTAAAAAGAACGCCACCATTTCTGCGGCGATGGGCGGTTGCCAAGCCGAGATTGGCGTTTCCTCTGCCATGGCCGCGGCCGGTCTTACCGAGATCATGGGCGGAACTCCAGGTCAGGTTCAGATGGCTGCCGAAATTGCCATGGAACATCACCTCGGCATGACTTGTGATCCTATCGGTGGATTGGTTCAGATTCCGTGTATCGAGCGTAATTCTATGGGCGCCATCAAAGCGATTACCGCGGCCAATATCGCCTTAGAATCCGATCCTACCAAAGCGCGCGTGACTTTAGACGAGGTGATTCAATCGATGTGGGAAACCGCTCAAAGCATGAATGACCGCTTCAAAGAAACCTCCGAAGGTGGCCTCGCCATCGCAGTTAACGTCGCTGAATGTTAA
- a CDS encoding HAEPLYID family protein, producing the protein MENRVKVSGNLILLVLLFCSIATNAQEQPISNPPVKIPKVHHIEPLYIDLVRDLGARKGEKELNLAGDFKNTSDYSEYGVLAEYEFAPIDRLGLEVETDFSFFKRISDAQVIPKNRFDNLRLSAQYSFYVSPKYNTTLAIGYTQVFGFTAFEDLDDKPLIKGLQYCPFFIAAKRWGSSIHTLIFAGPIFKHRFNTDYTNVDWQINTSIDYAIPNSSNFVGIEFNKEIVDGKFEMTMRPQGKIQINKALALGLVAGFPITKSKEKFSSFFRLIYEL; encoded by the coding sequence ATGGAAAATCGAGTAAAAGTAAGCGGTAACTTGATTCTTTTAGTATTGCTATTTTGCAGTATTGCTACCAATGCTCAGGAGCAACCAATTTCTAATCCTCCTGTTAAAATCCCAAAAGTACATCATATTGAGCCTTTGTATATCGATTTAGTTCGGGATCTTGGTGCACGAAAAGGTGAGAAAGAGCTTAATCTTGCAGGTGATTTTAAAAACACATCAGATTATAGCGAATATGGAGTTTTAGCAGAATACGAATTTGCTCCAATTGACCGACTGGGACTCGAAGTAGAAACCGATTTTTCATTCTTTAAAAGGATAAGCGACGCACAAGTTATTCCCAAAAACAGATTTGATAATTTGAGATTGTCTGCGCAATATTCTTTTTATGTTTCCCCCAAATACAATACAACGCTTGCGATTGGTTACACGCAAGTTTTCGGTTTTACCGCTTTTGAAGATCTGGATGATAAACCATTGATCAAGGGATTACAATACTGTCCATTTTTTATTGCAGCAAAACGTTGGGGAAGCAGTATTCACACTTTAATTTTTGCAGGTCCTATCTTTAAACATCGATTTAATACGGATTATACCAATGTCGATTGGCAGATTAACACTTCAATTGATTATGCAATCCCCAATTCCTCCAATTTTGTAGGAATTGAATTCAACAAAGAGATTGTCGATGGAAAGTTTGAAATGACAATGCGTCCACAGGGAAAAATCCAGATCAATAAAGCTTTAGCACTGGGTCTAGTTGCAGGTTTTCCAATCACAAAAAGTAAAGAAAAATTCAGTTCTTTTTTTAGATTGATTTATGAATTGTGA
- a CDS encoding prephenate dehydrogenase, with the protein MKLTIIGTGLIGGSIALKLREKHFVDHVYGVDQNEQHLLEAKELGIINEGSSLENAIKNSELIILAIPVDSARKLLPSILDLVNDHQTVMDVGSTKAGIVKAVENHKNRNRFVAFHPMWGTENSGPKSAISDSFTGRAGVICDKEDSAPDALKMVELVAEHLEMNLLYMEAEGHDVHTAYISHISHITSYALANTVLEKEREEDTIFQLASSGFSSTVRLAKSHPEMWVPIFRQNKENVLDVLNEHITQLRKFKSALEKDNYEYLEELIRNANKIRGILR; encoded by the coding sequence ATGAAATTAACCATCATCGGTACTGGTTTAATTGGTGGGTCAATTGCCTTAAAATTACGTGAAAAACACTTTGTAGACCACGTTTACGGCGTTGATCAAAATGAGCAGCATTTACTGGAAGCAAAAGAACTGGGAATTATCAATGAAGGTTCTTCTTTAGAAAATGCCATTAAAAATTCTGAATTAATTATTCTGGCCATTCCAGTTGATTCAGCGAGGAAATTATTGCCATCTATTTTAGATTTGGTCAACGATCACCAAACCGTAATGGATGTTGGTTCTACCAAAGCAGGAATTGTAAAGGCAGTAGAAAATCACAAAAACAGAAATCGTTTCGTTGCTTTTCACCCGATGTGGGGAACAGAAAATTCTGGGCCAAAATCAGCGATATCAGACAGTTTCACGGGAAGAGCGGGCGTAATTTGTGACAAAGAAGATTCTGCGCCAGATGCTTTAAAAATGGTGGAGCTAGTTGCAGAACATTTAGAAATGAATCTGTTGTATATGGAAGCAGAAGGTCACGATGTTCACACGGCTTATATCTCTCATATTTCCCATATTACCTCTTATGCGCTGGCAAATACCGTTCTGGAAAAGGAACGTGAAGAAGATACTATTTTCCAGTTAGCGAGTTCCGGTTTTTCGAGTACGGTTCGTTTGGCAAAATCTCATCCTGAAATGTGGGTTCCTATTTTCAGACAGAACAAAGAGAATGTGTTAGATGTTTTGAATGAACACATTACGCAACTTCGTAAGTTTAAATCGGCCTTGGAAAAGGATAATTATGAGTATTTGGAAGAGTTGATCCGGAATGCGAATAAGATTCGGGGGATTTTGCGTTAA